The genomic segment CAGGATCATATGAtgtgtgaccttttgtgtctaaTCTCTTTAAGTtatgcataatgttttcaaggatcGTCTGTGTTGGAGCATGTCGGTACTCCTTTTGTCCAGCTGAACATCCCACAGTACAGGGAGACATTTTGTTCGCCTGTTTATCAGCTGGTGGACGTAAGTGGTATTTCCACCTTTTTGctcttatgaataatgctgctatgagtgtgtgtgtacagcTTTCTCTTGTGTGCAGGTACATGTATTTTCAATTCTTTCAGatatatatctaggagtggagttgctgggtcatgGACTGGCTCTATATTTAATTCTGGAGGAACCATCAGACTGTTTCCCAAATCAACAGCCCTGTTCAGATTAAATCTTGCCTCTCTTCATGTTTCCCGCAGCTCTCGGTGACTCCTAGCTTATAATACATCTGGCAATGTTTTCAGCTCTTTGCCTGCAGGCTCATTTCCCTCACCAGGTCCCAGATCCTTAAAAACAAAGGTTACTGTATCTTAATCGAGTGTCATATTCATTTTGACACTCTTACTCTCATAGTAAAATGGAAGCAAGCTACTGGAATTGACAGATAATGTCACTGGAGAAGCTTTATTTCATGAAAGTGGTTCCCTGGCATGGTCTGGGAGGCTTGCCCAAAGAAATTACTGGTTAGGagtgagaaaagaaaatcctGACGATTTCTCTTTCACACTTAAAAGTCAGATTTCTCTTCCAATTAAGATAGATTTATTCATAAACTATGAGAGCTAGGAAGCAAGAGCTGCTACATCAAGTGAACCTACTTTCTGCCTCCATGTCTAGCGGCGCTGCTGCGCAAGGGTCTCCAGGAGGAAGTCAGGCCCGCGTCCTCAGCCACCTGCCCTCCCGCGGCTGGCCCTCCGCGGGCTTGCGCGCCCCGCGTCCCCGCCCTCCCTTTCGCCCGTTCAGGGACTGCCCGCTTCCGCAGTGTGAACAGGGTCCTCTGCTCTCGCTCCCTTTATTAAGTGCTGCGCTGCATTCATCCTCTTCTTTTCAAAATGCTTCCTCCGTTTCGATCTAATAACTAAAGCGTAGACAATAAAGGAGGAATTATAAATGGAGACGAGAAGTGAGGCACGATATgggaaaataaaggaaggaaCAACGGAATTTTCAGGCGATACCGACTGTTATTTGCCTGATAAGGAAAACtgcattttgaaattatttccccACTTTCTGTACTCAAGCTTTGTAAATTcccagttttaaaaatgtataatattgtaaatcaactatacttgtttttaaaacttaagCAACTTAGTACGCCCGCCCGCATGAGCATATATGCTGTTATCTCCTCACAGCAACTGGCAGGGGTGGTGGGCAACTCTCAGCAGGGGTCTCTGACCCGGGGGTAGTAACCTGTTTTGTGGGCTTGGATCCCATTTCCACATCAGGCTGAGGCAGACGGTGTAGGAAGGCATCTGACTGTCTGCATTCAAAACTCGAGAATAATGCAACATTAATAAGTATGCGTAAGAGAAATATTTAGTCCAGGAAAGGGTTTGTTTCCTGAACTCTCCTTTTCAATCCTTGGAATTGCCTTGCAAAAGGAACCAAGCAACCACACAGCTGTTTGCCCCTCTGTGTAACTGAGAATTGTTCACTCTTGCAGGTGTGGCTAGAAATATTCATCTTTCTTACCTCCCAGTTAGCTTTGCTTTTGAGAAAACCAAACCACCATTGTCAGCTCAGCTTTCCTGCAACTCGATCTGACAAGATAAACTGGTTGACCCCCTAcctgaatgaatgaaattttccAGTTCCTTCTCATTCTCCGGAAGGAGGTACGTGGACTCGTCCTCACCCTCATCCTCAAAGAATTCCTCTTCATCTCCTAACGATGGGATcttgatatttttataaagtGATGCAAGTTGTTGTTTTTCCTCAGCCTCTACCAGTCGACTGGAGAACAAAATACATAATTTGGGGGGAAGGCTGTGCCCTGGGGCTTGCagaatcttggttccccaaccagggatcaaactgtgccccctgcagtgggagcgcagagtcttaaccactggaccaccaaaagAATTCCCAAAATAGATAAATTTGAAAAGCATAATTTTCACACTAAATCATCAGGTCTTAATCCTTAGTCCTGTGATTTTCTGACTAAAAAGCAGTCACTAGTACATGGTGGTACTAATacatggggagggaggcagaaatAGACTTTGAacaaaatgtcaacattttaaataaagatagCATAGGTACTGTTGTTCTTTCCTTTTGCTCAGTCTCCAATCTTTTTTGGCCTGGCACTGTTACTGATCCTGTATTTAAAATGTTCATCCTGGGGTTATGAATGCGTTAATTCAGCCTTTGAAAATACTGTATTATTGCTTATCCTGACTACCGAGTTGGGCACTGCCTGAAATCTTGCACCTGGAGTGAGCGCCTTGTCCTGCTCACCTAGATCCGAACTTGGAAGTGGGTCATTGAACAGATATTTCTGTGTGAAGTGGAAATGGATAACACAGTGCTTAATTTTTTGTAACATACATACCTTAATTATGTTTGACTCATGTAATAATGGGCTTccggggtggctcagatggcaaagaatctggctgtaatgtaggagacctgggttacatccctgggtcgggaagatcccctagagaagggaatggctacacactccagtgttcttgcctggagaattccacggacaggggagccctgcaggatacagtccatggggttgcgaagttggacacagctaagcaactaaAACTGCCTGTAATGATAAATCATTTCAGGGTTCGCTTAATTGTTTTCTAAGGAGCTGAGATGGAGGAAGTGGTTCAGAATCACGCTGTGCAGCAGAAGAACTGATCTGACTGTAAATACTACTGCAGATAATCAGGAAACTGGGACAGGAACAGGATTTGGGTGAGGAGAATGAGGTGCTCACTTCATGTGCAATTTTTAAAGGGTGCCAAAAAACTCAGTAATGATGATAAATATTttgacttaatatttttaaaaactgaaatgagtgaattccctggccgtccagtggttgggactcggTGTTTCCAccgccaagggcccaggttcaatccctggttggggaactaagatcccacaagcaatgcaatataggtaaaaaaaaaaaaaaggaaaaaaactggaaaaatccaTAATAAACcaaatatcaaaatttaaaaaacaagctcCATCAGCACTGTGATGAACTGCATGAGAGCCTCAGTCAAAAGGGAAAACATTGAGTCTCTATATACAcgcttttatgtattattttatggtTCTTCTTTTCTAAAACATTAAAGTAgttgagaatatattttaaaaattgaaaagtcCTATATTGAAAACTCATAGCattattttaagtttaaataatttataccagaaacaaaatttattataattttactttcctggtttaaatgaaataaaactcactaatatattttcagtttttatattgacttatttattttatttggctgcactgggtcttcactgcggcACGTAGGATGTTTAGtcgtggcatgtgaactcttagctgtggcttgtgggatctagttccttgaccagggatagagctcgggtcccctgcattgggagcacagagtctcagccactggaccagcagggaagcccctcatcgACATATACCCAAAATACACTTCTGCAGAAAATCAATGGCTAAAAATTACATACAAACATGCACTCTGGGGCTCATATGTTTCCTTTTGCCTCAggttttaaaatgtcactttggGTAACACAGACTTAAAAGCTGTAAATGTTGACACTAGCTCAGTAACTTAATTGGTCACTAGAGTTCAGGATGAGATGCTTTAGTGAGTTATTTCAGGGATCTTCATATCTGTTAGCATCTTTGTCTATActactgaaataaactgaaattgAAGTTCCACAaattggcatccggtcccatcacttcatgggaaataggtggggaaacagtggaaacagtgtcagagtattttgggggctccaaaattactgcagatggtgattgcagccatgaaattaaaagacgcttgctccttggaagaaaagttatgatcaacctagatagcatattgaaaagcagagacattgctttgccaacaaaggtccatctagtcaaggctatggtttttcctgtggtcatgtatggatgtgagagttggactgtgaagaaggctgagcaccaaagaattgatgcttttgaactgtggtgctggagaagactctggagtcccttggatggcaaggagatccagccagtccattctgaaggagataagccctgggatttctttggaaggaatgatgctgaaactgaaactccagtactttggccacctcacgcgaagaactgactcattgtaaaagaccctgatgctgggagggattgggggcaggaggagaagggaacgacagaggatgagatggctggatggcatcatggactcgatggacataagtctgagtgaactgtgggagttggtgatagacagggaggcctggtgtgctgtgaatcatggggtcacaaagagtcggacacgactgagcgactgaactgaactgaactgaaattgagtCACAGGAGATTGTCAGATTAGAAAATCCAGAACCAAACATGCTGGTGACACTCACTCATTAGCAAAATCTCTTCAATGTCACCTTTAATTTTACCTTCATTTGACGTACTTCAAGGTAGTCCTAATATGGTTACCTTAAAAGATATTCCATACATGGCAATGTATTTCCCATGTGCACACTTAATCCTAACGAAGAATTTAGTACTTCCTCAAGATGTTTCTGATAGGATATAATGGAATCCTGGAACTAAATCCTAGAATAGGGATCAACATGCTGCTCCTGATCACAGTCACATGATGTCACAGAGGGCCTTGCTTTTGTCTGATActaatttcaaaatgatcacataAACTG from the Capra hircus breed San Clemente chromosome 18, ASM170441v1, whole genome shotgun sequence genome contains:
- the C18H19orf18 gene encoding uncharacterized protein C19orf18 homolog, with protein sequence MVHGAIPKPRALRATPMQPPASTDDEKNEPARTTLGFIAYSMGLNTNPWNAAWIPHRPALVKVITVACIALTIALIFGTTIAYVIYRLVEAEEKQQLASLYKNIKIPSLGDEEEFFEDEGEDESTYLLPENEKELENFIHSVIRSKRRKHFEKKRMNAAQHLIKGARAEDPVHTAEAGSP